The proteins below come from a single Eubacterium limosum genomic window:
- a CDS encoding Ig-like domain-containing protein — MKKKHFLSTILLVFLALLLVAPTAFANTSSWIAEIPQLQLDQNKFDPTIPALPAEGQEPSTDVSTEDGPVITEQPINTDFNVPYSVELSVGVEQPEKCDFQWQYRDLDSNEFFNLQGSGAKKQVLHFRSTNFYLEDFELRCVVTYKDQPHAMTVSDSAKLILKSMPKNFAVIGDTILPADGKMYAITDGEGSAGLSADGKTLTLKDVTVSSYSTLGVGPGPDDATTLAYYTTPTCANDIATIKLEGENTLFQDNSKGYPEKDGVNVGFANIFFQALNVPEFENDPMTLNFEGSGSINLTTNPIQKNLFQYYGIYARNSINIKDNLKFNIENSYRGISCADFTLGKNVKMNLFNESLGLDIWPNNSADARGNVFIGAGSELTAQSIKHGVISLLLGGSFTAEDATLNLTNKTASDYDPKNPEPLFLSTIIARLPSDPVEGKKSDVTLKNCRTTINIDSDYESSIFQQGISANGDLTIDGGFLNITSKFGENAVNNSGSIGIQAKNINMLNNAKSDINVSSSNFVVGTAADKNLTVTDASLNTVIDNSQERFDKNSEALGIGGLDIAINLTNNANKVSSKVINYDNSLAIAGFLENSDDIKNYDPAYQASKITLKGKAEFLTPAAKEAVLNQASVEAHQIGGEPSKKYDVFETVYNKNNTSKAVKDITIGVADTPPVPVPVAVTGVTLDKTSAEMKAKETLALKATIQPENATNKNVAWSSSDSSIATVDKNGTVTAIKSGKTIITVTTEDGGKTAQAAITVKDTVGGSNASTGLSGTTPTTAVAVILLCLGVGLSAFVAKRKR, encoded by the coding sequence TTGAAAAAGAAACATTTTCTGTCGACCATTCTATTAGTTTTTTTGGCACTGCTGCTTGTAGCACCAACAGCCTTCGCCAATACGTCCAGTTGGATTGCTGAAATACCTCAGCTGCAATTGGATCAAAATAAATTTGATCCAACGATACCCGCTCTACCTGCTGAGGGGCAGGAGCCATCAACAGATGTATCCACAGAAGACGGCCCTGTGATTACCGAGCAGCCAATCAACACGGACTTTAACGTTCCCTATTCTGTCGAATTATCCGTTGGTGTCGAACAGCCTGAGAAGTGTGATTTTCAATGGCAGTATCGTGATCTTGATAGCAACGAATTCTTTAACCTTCAAGGCTCCGGAGCCAAGAAACAGGTACTGCATTTCAGATCAACTAATTTTTACCTTGAGGATTTTGAATTGCGTTGTGTTGTGACGTATAAAGATCAACCCCATGCAATGACCGTTTCCGATTCCGCAAAATTAATCCTTAAGTCCATGCCCAAAAACTTCGCTGTTATCGGAGATACCATCTTACCCGCAGATGGTAAAATGTATGCAATTACCGATGGTGAGGGGAGTGCCGGCCTAAGTGCTGATGGCAAAACACTTACCCTGAAAGATGTGACCGTAAGCTCGTACTCCACATTGGGAGTAGGACCTGGACCTGATGACGCTACGACTCTTGCCTATTACACAACCCCTACCTGTGCAAATGATATTGCAACCATTAAGCTGGAGGGTGAAAATACACTTTTTCAGGATAATTCAAAGGGATATCCCGAAAAGGATGGTGTCAATGTAGGCTTTGCCAATATCTTTTTTCAAGCGCTGAATGTACCGGAATTTGAAAACGATCCGATGACACTAAACTTTGAGGGTTCTGGTAGTATTAATTTAACCACAAATCCTATTCAGAAGAACTTATTCCAATACTATGGCATCTATGCCCGAAATTCTATCAATATTAAAGATAATTTAAAATTTAATATTGAGAATAGTTATCGGGGTATCTCCTGCGCAGACTTTACATTAGGTAAGAATGTTAAAATGAACCTTTTTAATGAATCTCTTGGCCTCGATATTTGGCCTAATAACAGCGCAGATGCTAGAGGGAATGTCTTCATTGGAGCTGGAAGCGAGCTGACTGCCCAAAGTATTAAACATGGGGTCATTTCACTGCTTTTGGGTGGCAGCTTTACCGCAGAGGATGCCACACTTAATCTGACAAATAAAACCGCATCCGACTATGATCCTAAGAATCCTGAACCACTTTTTTTATCCACGATTATAGCACGATTGCCAAGTGACCCAGTAGAAGGTAAAAAAAGTGATGTTACTTTAAAAAATTGCAGAACTACTATTAATATAGACAGTGATTATGAATCCTCTATTTTTCAACAGGGTATTTCTGCCAATGGTGATCTGACAATTGATGGTGGTTTTTTAAACATTACTTCTAAATTTGGAGAAAATGCGGTCAATAATTCTGGCAGCATTGGTATTCAGGCAAAAAATATTAATATGCTCAACAATGCAAAAAGCGACATCAATGTCAGCAGCTCAAACTTTGTTGTGGGAACAGCGGCAGATAAAAACCTCACGGTTACAGATGCCAGCCTCAATACGGTTATCGACAACAGCCAGGAGCGTTTTGATAAAAACAGCGAAGCTCTGGGCATCGGAGGATTAGACATCGCGATTAACCTTACAAACAACGCCAACAAGGTGTCTTCAAAAGTTATAAATTACGACAACAGTCTTGCCATTGCAGGTTTTCTTGAAAACAGTGATGATATAAAAAATTACGACCCGGCTTACCAAGCCTCCAAAATAACTTTAAAAGGAAAAGCCGAATTCCTCACACCAGCTGCTAAAGAGGCCGTCTTGAACCAAGCCAGTGTGGAAGCCCATCAGATTGGTGGTGAACCATCAAAAAAATACGATGTATTTGAAACTGTCTATAACAAAAATAATACCTCAAAGGCTGTCAAGGACATTACAATTGGTGTGGCAGATACGCCTCCGGTACCAGTTCCTGTAGCGGTCACGGGCGTCACCCTCGATAAAACATCGGCCGAAATGAAAGCAAAAGAAACGCTCGCCTTAAAAGCCACCATTCAACCTGAAAACGCCACAAATAAAAATGTAGCCTGGAGCAGCTCCGATAGCAGCATTGCCACTGTCGATAAAAATGGCACTGTCACCGCCATTAAATCCGGCAAAACGATCATCACGGTTACCACCGAAGATGGCGGCAAGACCGCCCAGGCTGCCATTACTGTCAAGGACACTGTTGGGGGAAGCAATGCCTCAACAGGGCTGTCTGGCACGACACCAACTACAGCCGTTGCTGTAATTCTTCTGTGTCTTGGTGTAGGCTTAAGCGCTTTTGTTGCTAAGAGGAAAAGATAG
- a CDS encoding InlB B-repeat-containing protein — MKKNSKRFLTALLAVLLVLLTMPAALAQNAREGDNPEIEIYCVGDDRAVAPGNTLELYSLAQSGDKIQSTWKVDNEEIATINEETGVLEGKKTGTVVVTATAKNDPDLTSSRSFLVDAGVCRILGKDSYPTFQDAINAAETGAVIEVFKNLDFKDEITIDKDLTLKTVEVSPNDKFYDRPLVMKRQSQSACLKVTDGTLTMGNLMWDGNRDNYSGSVAMLTIEKGASVNTSLNGNIYSASSSENGGGVLNRGTLTMTRSYVANCVSRQNGGAIYNEGTLNVVWSGFEKNAAQNGGAVYNTETGSVNILTKDYEDAWNTFRENIAANLGGGIYNAGSVQMDSGVFANNSGAKGSSIYQNGTLIMDNNPKKKIDLKNDEPDNLYLATGKVITLSGTEINNQSNIYITSEEMGPGKNVDVIKQQDGKEITSSYPFLSQDDNYSILFDSKNRSVLQLTGNSKIYVGPDGNDQADGYSVENAVKSLERAVAIGKEQRKFILCVLPENAKGETAVLGGTADVSRVLTEFISCDAQGNEIEDPQKANTVTRNNPTATVQIGDQGIVGISNIIFEGGSAEAQVPLFTVNGGNGSSLLLQKGTVIKNAKSTGDCGGMLIGVKGNVTMDSASILNCSATGENSVGGIKNSGDSQALSIESGTISGCSGTLAGGVYQGGFNEGTPSMRVTAGGVIDISKNYTAKGVINNIYLPKGSTLLYAAEELSDGSNIGITAEAVPTEKEPVLVVIGPENLEGPLPITMKGLTSDSDNYKFAYLDGDTKNKIGLELKQNFTIVAEVGDGGTINPAGSVAVKEGQNQSFAITPENGYEIADVMVDGKSIGAQAGYTFENITENHRISATFKVKTTEQYKIEVSSEGNGAAKASTDKAKKGTVVTLTATPDKGYQFKEWRVDAGGVKVENNQFTMADSDVKITAVFEKTPAPVPGEYTITINSDGNGTASADTAKAKAGTVVKLSQKTNKGYQFKEWKVEAGTVTIKDNQFTMPEGNVVIKAVFEKTVTPTPTPSPSPSPVNNVSTGITSNETSVYSAVVLLSVAGLMALVIKRKMKG; from the coding sequence ATGAAGAAAAATTCAAAAAGATTTTTAACAGCATTGCTGGCAGTACTTCTGGTATTACTCACAATGCCAGCAGCCCTGGCACAAAATGCCAGGGAAGGAGATAATCCTGAGATAGAAATATATTGTGTTGGGGATGATCGGGCGGTGGCGCCAGGGAATACACTGGAATTATACAGTCTCGCACAAAGTGGTGATAAAATCCAGTCAACATGGAAAGTAGATAACGAGGAAATTGCCACCATTAATGAGGAAACAGGCGTTTTGGAAGGCAAAAAAACTGGAACAGTCGTTGTTACGGCAACTGCGAAGAATGATCCCGATTTAACATCTTCCAGGTCTTTTTTGGTAGACGCAGGTGTTTGCCGGATATTGGGAAAAGATTCTTATCCAACATTTCAGGACGCGATTAATGCCGCAGAAACTGGGGCTGTAATCGAGGTCTTCAAAAACCTGGATTTTAAGGATGAAATAACCATTGATAAAGATCTAACCCTGAAAACCGTTGAGGTAAGTCCAAATGATAAGTTTTATGATCGGCCGTTAGTGATGAAACGGCAATCTCAGTCGGCATGTCTGAAAGTAACTGACGGAACACTGACAATGGGAAACCTGATGTGGGATGGCAATCGAGATAATTATTCAGGCAGCGTTGCCATGCTCACTATTGAAAAAGGTGCTTCAGTAAATACGTCCCTGAACGGCAATATTTACAGCGCTTCATCCAGCGAAAATGGAGGGGGGGTTCTAAACAGGGGAACGCTGACAATGACGCGCTCCTACGTCGCTAATTGTGTGAGCCGGCAAAATGGCGGCGCCATCTATAATGAAGGAACCCTGAATGTGGTTTGGAGCGGCTTTGAAAAGAATGCAGCTCAAAATGGCGGTGCTGTTTATAACACGGAAACCGGCAGCGTAAATATATTGACAAAGGATTATGAAGATGCATGGAATACTTTTAGAGAAAACATAGCTGCTAATCTGGGCGGAGGCATTTATAATGCTGGAAGCGTACAAATGGACAGTGGTGTTTTTGCAAACAATAGTGGTGCTAAAGGATCGAGTATATACCAAAACGGCACATTGATTATGGATAATAACCCCAAAAAGAAAATTGACCTTAAAAATGATGAACCTGACAATCTCTATCTGGCTACTGGAAAAGTCATTACTCTGAGTGGGACAGAAATTAACAATCAATCCAATATTTATATTACCAGTGAAGAAATGGGGCCTGGCAAAAACGTTGATGTTATAAAACAGCAAGACGGTAAAGAGATAACCAGCAGCTACCCTTTTCTTTCTCAAGACGATAATTATAGCATTCTTTTTGATTCAAAGAATCGTTCCGTGCTGCAGCTGACAGGAAATAGTAAAATTTATGTGGGCCCTGACGGCAATGACCAGGCTGATGGGTACAGTGTGGAAAACGCTGTGAAATCCCTTGAAAGAGCCGTTGCGATTGGAAAAGAGCAGCGTAAATTCATCCTTTGCGTGCTGCCTGAAAACGCAAAGGGTGAAACCGCGGTTTTAGGCGGCACCGCTGATGTATCAAGGGTCTTGACCGAATTTATCAGCTGTGACGCACAGGGAAACGAAATTGAAGATCCGCAAAAAGCAAACACCGTTACACGTAATAATCCAACGGCTACCGTACAAATTGGAGATCAGGGGATTGTTGGAATTTCAAATATTATTTTTGAAGGCGGCAGCGCAGAGGCACAGGTGCCACTCTTTACAGTTAATGGCGGCAATGGATCATCCCTGCTGCTGCAGAAGGGAACTGTTATAAAGAATGCCAAAAGCACAGGCGACTGCGGCGGTATGCTGATCGGAGTAAAAGGGAATGTTACCATGGATAGCGCGTCTATTCTCAATTGCAGCGCCACAGGCGAAAATAGCGTTGGCGGCATTAAGAATTCTGGTGACTCTCAGGCGCTCAGTATTGAAAGCGGTACTATATCGGGCTGTAGCGGAACGCTTGCCGGTGGTGTTTATCAGGGTGGATTTAACGAAGGAACTCCCAGTATGCGTGTGACGGCTGGCGGCGTTATTGATATCTCAAAAAATTATACAGCCAAAGGTGTAATAAATAATATTTATTTGCCAAAGGGCAGTACCCTTTTGTATGCTGCCGAAGAGCTGAGCGATGGCAGCAACATAGGGATTACCGCTGAAGCAGTACCCACAGAAAAGGAACCAGTGCTGGTTGTAATAGGGCCAGAAAATTTGGAGGGACCTCTCCCCATTACAATGAAGGGGTTGACTTCTGATTCGGATAACTACAAATTTGCCTATCTTGACGGCGATACCAAAAATAAGATTGGCCTTGAGCTGAAACAGAACTTCACCATCGTTGCCGAAGTCGGAGATGGCGGTACCATTAATCCAGCCGGAAGCGTAGCCGTAAAAGAAGGCCAGAACCAGAGCTTTGCCATTACCCCAGAAAATGGTTATGAAATTGCCGATGTTATGGTAGACGGTAAAAGCATAGGCGCTCAGGCAGGTTATACCTTTGAAAACATTACCGAAAACCATCGTATTTCGGCAACCTTTAAAGTAAAAACCACCGAGCAGTACAAAATCGAAGTGTCTTCTGAAGGTAATGGGGCTGCAAAAGCCAGCACCGATAAAGCCAAAAAAGGAACTGTAGTTACCTTAACCGCAACACCAGATAAAGGCTATCAGTTTAAGGAATGGCGGGTGGACGCAGGCGGTGTAAAAGTTGAAAATAACCAGTTTACCATGGCAGACAGCGATGTGAAAATCACCGCCGTTTTTGAAAAAACCCCAGCCCCGGTACCTGGTGAATACACCATCACCATAAACAGTGACGGCAACGGAACCGCCAGTGCCGATACCGCTAAAGCGAAAGCCGGAACCGTGGTTAAGCTAAGCCAAAAAACCAACAAGGGTTATCAATTCAAAGAATGGAAAGTGGAAGCAGGCACAGTGACCATCAAAGACAATCAGTTTACCATGCCAGAAGGCAATGTGGTGATTAAAGCTGTCTTTGAAAAAACCGTGACACCTACCCCGACACCATCTCCATCTCCAAGCCCGGTCAACAATGTCAGCACCGGCATTACAAGCAACGAAACCAGCGTTTACAGCGCAGTGGTTCTGCTGTCGGTGGCGGGGCTTATGGCGCTTGTTATTAAGCGGAAAATGAAGGGGTAA
- a CDS encoding TetR/AcrR family transcriptional regulator has translation MTSEKTDRRVRKTRKLLIEGLTQLLKEKSINEISIRELSDLVDINRGTFYLHYKDIFDMLTQIENDLFKELDTLFSSHSVKELKSSPLPIFKDIFRFAQTNSELFQIFLGPNGDSAFVNRTKELVRRHCYNNWQMIFSPCDTSRFAYFYSFIISGWIGLLSDWLDTGMQESIDEMAQIAEQIVFSGIDFIKCEEA, from the coding sequence ATGACTTCAGAAAAAACAGACCGGCGTGTCCGAAAAACCAGAAAGCTTTTGATTGAAGGCTTAACACAGCTGTTAAAAGAAAAAAGCATTAATGAAATTTCTATAAGAGAATTGTCCGACCTTGTGGATATTAACCGCGGAACCTTTTACCTGCATTATAAGGATATTTTCGACATGCTCACCCAGATCGAGAACGACCTGTTTAAGGAGCTGGACACGCTCTTTTCCAGCCATTCTGTAAAAGAATTAAAATCCTCGCCTCTGCCCATTTTCAAGGACATCTTCCGTTTTGCCCAGACGAACAGTGAACTGTTCCAGATTTTCCTGGGCCCCAACGGCGACAGCGCTTTTGTCAACCGCACTAAGGAACTGGTGCGCCGGCACTGTTATAATAACTGGCAGATGATTTTCAGCCCCTGTGATACCTCAAGGTTTGCCTATTTTTATTCCTTTATCATATCAGGGTGGATTGGCCTGCTCTCAGATTGGCTTGACACGGGTATGCAGGAGTCCATCGATGAAATGGCCCAGATCGCTGAACAGATTGTTTTCAGCGGGATTGATTTTATAAAATGTGAAGAAGCCTGA